tggatctaggtcaaatttgcagattacagaaccagaactCCAAAGGCTGGTTTATagctctagtgaaaatttggacagcacgccctttgtgtttatctatttttcagccatttatggtttcattatttttctcaattcagtcCCAAAATCCCACACAAGCAATGTTACCGCCAAAATctttcaattaggctccaaaatcatccatttataacacaagtctaataaaacaaccaaaaatcagtttttgaAGACAAAAGCTAAACAtcagatttgacatcttatagcattttAGCCACAATTGGAGCTatgtttatcggattggggtacactttataccgtttcgaagttaagacagAAATTGTCCACAAAATagggcatttggcagtcaggggtatttctaTCATTTTACATGATAcggtactccgattgagctgaaattttgtaggaagcTATATAaaatcatttcctacaactttcatgttttgacctaagcctaattaggcctctaacatggacgaattaaaCAGGTCAGAAGCTAAACAGGTTAGTttcaatttctggaatttgaacttttcctcTAGAATTTCATATCTAATAAGcattcaatcatcaaaaccaacaattaCTAACTCTATAACATCCATTACTAGataaataaccataatcaaggctgaaaatgtaaaccctagctaaTCATTCCACTATCTCATgcaaaactcactaattaaccgTCATAACCCAAGATTAAGAGTTTCTATCCAAcgtaaacaagattaaggaagaggaaaaggatAAGCAGCCATGATACCTTCCTAGGATGCTTGTAGGAGAAAACCACAacctttccttccaaaattttgCCACACAAAGCTTTAATCTTCCCTAAAGAGTAACTTATATGGAGTGGTTTGCAAGAGTTATGGTTGGAGTTCAAAATTGAGCAAGAAAATTGATTAGTGAAGATGAAGTTTCCCCTCCCTTTTCTCCATCTATGGTTCGGCCAGCCTtgaagaagaatgaagatgattctaGTCCAAATTAGATATTTAGCAAAGGTAAGAAATTGGTCAAAATCCAACTTCCATAGGTTCATGACACTTGGCTTTTCTTTTCTACActtttctcttatttcttttggtaaaaaattgTGGCTAATTTAAAAGATATTTCagggttaattagctgaaataaagCAAGACTATTAAGGTAATAaggtagtggtcaagtggtgtactcactcggtaacaaacggtacccgtcggttccaaccgtttttccttaactcgcacgtactagggttttcacttataattcactatctTATGATTATtatttctaatcacacactttttcttatctaaatgtcactcttaatcaccaaatttagtacacagcccgtaccgattactcacactacgaaaagacataaaaaccttagtttaccctaacgatggatgaaaaggaaaaactcttaattctattctttattccaacCACTGGGgaggtaaatgagtagtatagctattataaaataatttaatcaaaataaaagggtatttgaagaaaatatgagggattttacaactcCATAAATCACCAACTTAATGTAATCCACAAGCTTAATTACACCTCATTAATCTACTAACCACCCAACCGTTATAGTTACCTATCCTCTTGCGTACCAATGATTAATTACCTAGCCAATCTCTAATTGTCTTCTAGTATCTTGTAATATAATATCCCTTAACACAGAACTCCAACTAGTTATCAAACATTATCGCAcgtaccgcactagcgggtcccacgtccaatatacactactaATATCACACGAACTAACTTATATCGGGAAAATGTCTTGGAACTTAACCCCCTTCTAAAAATagctaaaaaaaaattcattctaGAAAATGTATGCACGGAATTAAAATaatggctagaaaataagaaaactttcgggttctcacactttctCTTCTTACACAAAATCCAGGGTGTCACatactcccctccttaaaagaatttcgtcctcaaaattccAACCTTCATTCAAATCTTCTTAATCTTTTCACGAGCTAAGGGTTGGAATACTGTAATACCTCATTAATGAGTTCATCACTAATAGTAAAGTTCACCTCAAGAAATTTGTCACTCTATGTATTTCAATCCAACCAGGAGAGATTAAACAGAGCTATTCTCAAATGAAACAGATAAGAAAGTAGCTATGCCACGTATTCTTATTCTGGAATTTTAACACAAGGAGTACCCTTATCACTTATGTACATAATGAAATCCTAAAGCATACTTCGTATCTCAAAATTtcgggttaattccactttgttcccccaaactttggacgattatccacttcagtccctaaacttcaaaatgggacacttaagtccttaaacttataaatacctcccacttaagtccctaaacttataaaatgggacacttaaatccctaaacccttataaaatgggacacttcgaccaccaacggcattcaggatttgttaacaattttccttaagtggaaggtatttatatgtttaggatcttaagtgtcccattttgaagtttagggactgaagtgagtaatcgtccaaagtttggggagaCAAAGTGGTATTAACCCCAAAATTTCCACACCCTATCTCAACCTATTTAGTTtcaaatcaagtaaacacataacaaATTTTCACAtgcataggagaaatgaaataGGCTTACAAAGCTAGCACTTTAACATTCACAGCAACTGGCAAAGTCCAAATCTAAcacaatctatcaaaaccctagccaaacaGTTATTGAACTAGTCCAAGATACTAATCTCCTCAATCGGGTAAATTTCagtccaatacaagaatcctCCGTGCTCGGACCTTTGCCACCAGAACTTATCTCAAAGTCACTTATGATTTCTAGTCACCTCATAATACATGAGACTATACCCCTTCCGAATTCACAAGTATTATCTCAGGAAAAGTATTTAGTACTCAAGTATAAGAATCCAAACTAAGAGAATTTacaactcaggccgtacgctcccaagtgcaaatcaataaagtttaagattcctacctgacgtacacaTCTATCTACCTCAAGtatcatgataaagattttacACTTACCACTTTCTTAGTTCATAACTTATGCACAAGAAGtgcacttagtcctttatacATATTCACATAATTGAGACCATATCACCAtgtggcccaaactcactccgcttAGAGATAACACGAACTGgttctgataccatctgtgacgaccccacctccccctagggcgtaccaaagggtttagcggatcaCCTGCTCAGCTCTCGtcagaactcactcactcgaaactcgagaaaataacttacattcatagcaaataagtaacacaacaagttcaaacttaatatatacattgatatTCAGATCCAGTTACAAGGcttatacacgcccaaataTATTAACGTGTTTACAATCCAAatccaatcaaccctagtcgggtgttAGCGTGAGTacagttccaaatttcaaaactagactactctgtacaagtctcaagtctcgctcgtaccccctgctaagaaaaacaaatggaatggggtaagctatatgcttagtgaataatcggggataaaaacgtaaaatcacatccaaataaacatgtaaaccaagatatttcacatcataagatagaaatgtaacatcacaatggtaggatatgggtggcttcaaagccagttcAGCTTGAACGcttgttgacactccatcaactaaAATACTCATgttccgtagactccacttacttttcccgttcaccttatcaactcccgctggccagtcaacagcacacaacaGCATTTTTTGTCTGTACTGTGCTCAACAAGGGTCTACCTTATAGCAAAGATGAAGGGTCGAGAGAATGGTCATCATCCATATCAAGTACATAAAAGTCAGCCGGGAAtatcaattcattaattttaacCAGCACATCCTTAACCAACCCATCAGGGTATGCATTTGTTCGGTTAGCTAATTGGattattatttcaatttcttttaatGGACCGAGATTCAGAGAAGCATACATAGATTTAGGCATTACGTTGATCGATGCTCCTAAGTCCAGCAGGGTATTCTTAATCAAAGTATTACCTATTGTACATGGGACAGTAAACCTACCTAGATCCCCGCACTTCGGTGGAAACTTCCTTTGGAGAACTGCTGACACATTCTCCCCCACAATGACCCTTTCATCCCCTTTCAGCTGCTGTCGGTTGACACATAGGTCCCTCAAAAACTTTGCATACTTCGGCACTTGCTTGATGGCATCTAACAGGGGAATATTGATCTCTACCTTGCGGAACACCTCTAGGATCTCCTTCTCCTTATCCTGCTTCCTCGGTTTCTCCAACCTGTTAGGAAAGGGAGGCGGGTTAGTTCTAACTGTAATGACTGGATCAGGGAGTACCTTTTGATTTGTGCCATTGTTGTCCTCCTTCTCAAGCTCATTATCGATCCTTTCCTCATCTTTGTCTTTGGAAATCGTGAGTTCGGAcccctgaatttccttcccACTCCTTAAggtcattgcacttacattcTTCAGGTTCAATTCAGGTTAAGAaggcaatttttcaaaaacttggGATTCCAAGCGGTTGATTGCCACTGCCATCTGACTTAGCTGATTTTGCATTACTGGTATCTGGTCCAGTTGATTTCTCATACCTTGTAGGTCagaatctgtcttttgttgattagcaattaattgcttcatcatctcCTCTAAAGATGGACTAGAGCTTGGTGGCGGAGATGGCGGTGGGCGGGGCTGATACTGCTAGTGATGCCCCTGTGGTCTATTAGGTGCAAAATTGGGCTGACTATTGCCTCCATAACTGAAGTTAGGGTGATCTCTCCAGCCCGGGTTATATGTGTTCGAGTATTAGTCATAGGCCTTTCTTTGCGCGGGCGCATGACTAGCCATGTTCACTTGCTCTGCACTTTCTTCCTGAATCATCGGGCACATATCTGTAGAATGGCCCATCGTAGTACAAATTCCACACACCTTGGCCTGAGATGCATTTCCTACAGCCAGTTGCCTAACAAACGAGGTTAACTTCGTCAACTGCTGCTGGATAGAAGATGTATCTACCTCATTTACCTTGCGTATCGGGACATCCTCTCTCGTACCAAACTGTTGCGAATTCTCGACTATTCCCTCAATTAGCTCCCATGCTGCTTAAGGAGTTTTGTTCACCAGTGCCCCTCCACTCGCAGCATCAATTATACTCCTGTTTCTGAAGAGTAGCCCCTCGTAAAAATATTGTATGAGCAACTGCTCACTTATTTGATGCTGGGGGCACTTGATGCACAACTTTTTAAACCGCTCCCAGTAGTCGTAAAGCGACTCCCCTGTATGTTGTTTGATCCcgcaaatttctttccttagatTTGCTGCTCTGGacgcaggaaaatatttatctaaaaattttttctttaattggtcCCACGTTGTGATACTACCTGGGGGTAGGTAGTACAACCAGTCTTTTGCAGAGTCCTTCAAGGAGAAGgggaatgccctcatttttatctgctctttTATAATACCTGGGGGCTTCATGCTGTTGCAAACTACATCAAACTCTTGCAGGTGTTTATACCGCTCctcacctggtaaaccatgGAATGATGGCAAAagatgaattagaccagattttaattcaaatgGAGTGTTATCATTTAAACTTGGGAAAGTAATGCATAGAGGTTGCTGATTTAAATtgggagcagccaactcccttagtaTTTGTGCATTCGTCATGGTGACTTCCTCTTGGTCTGAATCACTTGAGTTATCACCACGCAAATCCATTGACTCAACCTCTGGCTCAAGTCCTTGAGATGCAACACTGGACtgctcctctctgagctgtctggttTCTTTTCTCGTTCTACGCAcggtcttctctacttcagggtcaaaaatcaaTTCACCTATACGAGAAGACCGATGCATACATtagaaaaataccagaaaattagagcaaaaatgaacttaaaaataaacaaataataacgt
This sequence is a window from Coffea eugenioides isolate CCC68of chromosome 7, Ceug_1.0, whole genome shotgun sequence. Protein-coding genes within it:
- the LOC113777279 gene encoding uncharacterized protein LOC113777279; this translates as MHRSSRIGELIFDPEVEKTVRRTRKETRQLREEQSSVASQGLEPEVESMDLRGDNSSDSDQEEVTMTNAQILRELAAPNLNQQPLCITFPSLNDNTPFELKSGLIHLLPSFHGLPGEERYKHLQEFDVVCNSMKPPGIIKEQIKMRAFPFSLKDSAKDWLYYLPPAWELIEGIVENSQQFGTREDVPIRKVNEVDTSSIQQQLTKLTSFVRQLAVGNASQAKVCGICTTMGHSTDMCPMIQEESAEQNVSAMTLRSGKEIQGSELTISKDKDEERIDNELEKEDNNGTNQKVLPDPVITVRTNPPPFPNRLEKPRKQDKEKEILEVFRKVEINIPLLDAIKQVPKYAKFLRDLCVNRQQLKGDERVIVGENVSAVLQRKFPPKCGDLGRFTVPCTIGNTLIKNTLLDLGASINVMPKSMYASLNLGPLKEIEIIIQLANRTNAYPDGLVKDVLVKINELIFPADFYVLDMDDDHSLDPSSLL